One genomic region from Pagrus major chromosome 24, Pma_NU_1.0 encodes:
- the LOC140992307 gene encoding nuclear receptor subfamily 0 group B member 1-like: MSCCECREREDAARGSILYSILNRGAQCPRGHLETAAAQQLCSCACKRKLVAIRAPKLVFKAASEVLVKTFRFVKNVPCFRGLPAEDQLRLVRNSWAPLLVLGMVQDSVDFDTVETQQPSLLHTILTHSRERQQRAPAEIQDPGVPVGDAEGIKMFLVRCRGLRISVKEYAFLKGAILFTPEVMDLECREYIQALQREAEHALYEHVRTVHKGNKAGRFGRLRAVLNTLRCLDPEAVAGLFFRPVTGTSSIEEHVLTMFYER, encoded by the exons ATGTCGTGTTGTGAGTGCAGAGAGCGGGAGGACGCAGCACGGGGGAGCATTCTCTACAGCATCCTGAACAGAGGCGCTCAGTGCCCGCGGGGACACCTGGAGACGGCCGCTGCGCAACAGCTTTGCTCGTGCGCGTGCAAGAGGAAACTGGTGGCGATTCGGGCTCCAAAATTAGTTTTCAAAGCGGCCTCAGAGGTGCTGGTGAAAACTTTCAGATTCGTGAAAAATGTCCCGTGTTTTCGGGGTTTGCCGGCGGAGGACCAGCTCCGGCTTGTGCGCAACAGCTGGGCGCCGCTGCTGGTTTTGGGCATGGTGCAGGACTCAGTGGACTTCGACACGGTGGAGACGCAGCAGCCCAGTCTGTTACACACCATTTTAAcgcacagcagagagagacagcagcgCGCTCCGGCTGAGATTCAGGACCCGGGGGTGCCCGTCGGTGATGCAGAGGGGATCAAAATGTTTCTGGTCAGGTGTAGAGGACTGAGGATCAGCGTCAAGGAATACGCGTTTCTGAAGGGAGCGATACTCTTCACTCCAG AAGTGATGGACTTGGAGTGTCGGGAGTACATCCAGGCGCTCCAGAGAGAGGCTGAGCACGCGCTTTACGAGCACGTGAGAACGGTCCACAAGGGGAATAAGGCGGGCCGCTTCGGCAGACTGCGCGCGGTCCTGAACACGCTGCGGTGCTTGGACCCCGAGGCGGTGGCCGGACTCTTCTTCAGACCCGTGACTGGCACGAGCAGCATAGAGGAACACGTGCTCACGATGTTCTATGAGCGGTAG